From one Phocaeicola salanitronis DSM 18170 genomic stretch:
- a CDS encoding translocation/assembly module TamB domain-containing protein, giving the protein MRKIFHIKHFVRSTIILVLVCYFGLIAILNLSFIQKQLSAFVSDELSQLMHTEVSVGNIDLGLLNRIIVQNVTLKDQKNHELLKVSRLSAKIEITPLFHGQIRINSVQLFGLQARLNRETPESPANFQFVIDALTPKDTVEKKKSPIDLRINAVLIRRGQIYYDVLSEPETPNRFNARHIGVQNLSATLSLKALTNDSVNAQIRRMSFNETSGFRLKKMALKFIATPHWLALNDLEIQLPETSLVIDSLSANYDSIPKLPLLPTSTTYRMRLEARITPADLAMFVPALSHFHSPVDFRLAMEGEGNRTRCTQIYLSGSNQALLLKAQGIVNHWHEKNGMFLFGQISQLDADAQGLAWLYRNLSGKEETPGIMKRLGDVQFTGNISGYLRQLTTYGMITSDAGEVRANITMHKGTGHEPRSYSGKIRSDALNLGTLLGKEETWGNTAFDIELEGFRYQDGNAQSYIKGIVSSLIYKQYEYHNIQLDGQYAPGGFDGKIALNDPHGNIEINGHVATRQQVPDFNVTVNVRNFNPNALHLTEKYKDTDFSLNVLADFTGHSIDDAQGVIHIDSVSVNSPDKDKNYFLEHFDIVASNPEHNNKEKRIEIRSSFLNGTVQGHYSYRTLPTSVLKTVQRYIPSLLNTKKEMPETNNNFRFNLKLDNTELLSKVLDIPLQTGMPVSLSGYFDDSRTRIQVRAYAPEFTYKDAYYEAGTFLCDNTDAGLECQLRANKRMKKGGMVNLAVQALAKENRLRATVNWGNNTEATFSGKLQAIAHFNKSEEENQLNTRIQIQPSRIILNDSIWNIHPSEVVINKGIVDIRDFLFEHRDQYVRANGRIGKAETDSCLVDLRNINLQYIMDIIQFHAVKFNGLITGKVHLHHVLDNPVMYTRLNVEGFSLNDALLGQGDIKGEWDNELGGVRLLADIKENKQYSTFVDGYVSPKEKGLNLNIRAGGTNLAFLQPFIDGIFTNMQGRVFGNVRLYGPFSSLDLEGEARADASMKVDILNTAFKVHADSVHIRSGHFGFDNVQIADMEGHTGLVNGSLNHRKLKQLTYNFRFNTNNMRVFHTERETPEFPFYGTIYTTGEVLLRGGNNALNVDGTLRTDPRTSFTYVTATAAEATSNQFIEFVDRTPRRKQENIYTELYHPLNEREEKEEDDTPLDMHLNFQIEATPDATMRIVMDPIAGDNISANGTGNLRINFYNKGDFLMFGNYNIEDGIYKMSMQNVIRKDFALQSGGTVSFNGNPRQANLNVQAVYTVNSASLNDLVADASSTRGNVRVNCLLNLSGNLTSPSLKFDLELPTVSDEDRELVRSLTSTEEQMNTQIIYLLGIGKFYTYDYNNNATQSDATSSLAFSTLSGQLNNMLAQVIDNQNWNVGTNLSTGENGWSDVEAEAILSGRLLNNRLIINGNFGYRDNAMQNTNFVGDFEAMWILTKNGELRLKGYNETNDRYFTKSTLTTQGIGLMYKKDFDNWRELFDWMLLRRRNKQKTK; this is encoded by the coding sequence ATGAGAAAGATATTCCACATAAAACATTTTGTCCGGTCGACAATCATCCTGGTGCTGGTGTGCTACTTCGGATTGATTGCCATCCTGAACCTATCTTTCATCCAAAAGCAGCTATCCGCCTTCGTATCCGACGAGTTAAGCCAGCTCATGCACACGGAGGTAAGCGTCGGCAACATCGATTTGGGACTTCTCAACCGGATTATCGTGCAAAACGTGACCTTGAAAGACCAAAAGAACCACGAGTTGCTCAAGGTATCGCGCCTCTCGGCCAAGATAGAAATCACCCCCCTTTTCCATGGGCAAATCCGCATCAACAGCGTGCAGCTCTTCGGACTTCAGGCACGGCTGAACCGGGAAACGCCTGAAAGCCCCGCGAATTTCCAGTTCGTAATAGATGCGCTCACCCCGAAAGATACGGTAGAGAAGAAAAAAAGCCCCATCGACCTCCGCATCAATGCGGTCCTCATCCGCCGCGGGCAAATTTATTACGATGTCTTGTCGGAACCCGAAACCCCGAACCGGTTCAATGCCCGGCACATCGGAGTGCAGAACCTCTCGGCGACCCTTTCCTTGAAAGCCCTGACCAACGACTCGGTCAATGCACAAATCCGGCGCATGAGCTTTAACGAAACAAGCGGATTCAGGTTAAAGAAAATGGCGCTGAAGTTCATCGCGACCCCACATTGGCTCGCCCTTAACGATTTGGAAATCCAGTTGCCTGAAACCTCGCTCGTGATAGACAGCCTCAGCGCAAATTATGACAGCATCCCGAAACTTCCGCTCCTGCCCACAAGCACGACCTACCGCATGCGCCTCGAAGCCCGTATCACCCCGGCAGACCTTGCCATGTTCGTTCCGGCTTTGAGCCATTTCCATAGCCCGGTGGACTTCCGCCTGGCAATGGAAGGAGAAGGGAACCGCACCCGGTGCACCCAAATCTACCTGAGCGGGAGCAACCAGGCGTTGCTTCTGAAGGCACAAGGCATCGTCAACCATTGGCACGAGAAAAACGGCATGTTCCTGTTCGGCCAAATCTCCCAACTGGATGCCGATGCCCAAGGGCTGGCATGGCTGTACCGGAACCTGTCAGGCAAAGAAGAGACACCGGGCATCATGAAGCGGCTGGGAGACGTGCAATTCACCGGAAACATATCCGGATACCTCCGCCAGCTCACCACCTACGGCATGATAACATCCGATGCCGGAGAGGTGCGCGCAAACATAACCATGCACAAAGGCACCGGACACGAACCGCGCTCGTACTCAGGCAAAATCAGAAGCGACGCCTTGAATCTCGGAACACTTTTAGGCAAGGAAGAAACCTGGGGGAACACGGCATTCGACATCGAATTGGAAGGATTCAGGTACCAAGACGGAAATGCCCAGTCTTATATCAAAGGAATCGTTTCCTCGTTGATTTACAAACAATACGAATACCACAATATCCAGCTCGACGGGCAATATGCTCCGGGAGGATTCGACGGGAAAATCGCGCTTAACGACCCTCATGGGAACATTGAAATCAACGGGCATGTGGCAACCCGGCAACAAGTACCGGACTTCAACGTAACGGTAAACGTGCGCAATTTCAACCCGAACGCACTCCACCTGACCGAGAAATACAAAGACACCGACTTTTCGCTGAATGTCCTCGCCGACTTTACGGGACATTCCATCGACGATGCCCAAGGCGTTATCCATATCGATAGCGTATCGGTCAACTCGCCCGATAAAGACAAGAATTATTTCCTCGAGCATTTCGACATTGTCGCAAGCAACCCTGAGCATAATAATAAGGAGAAACGGATTGAAATACGTTCATCGTTCCTTAACGGAACGGTGCAGGGGCACTATTCATACCGCACCCTCCCCACGAGCGTCCTGAAAACGGTGCAACGCTATATCCCGTCTTTGCTCAACACGAAAAAGGAAATGCCCGAGACCAACAATAACTTCCGCTTCAACCTGAAGCTGGATAATACCGAACTGCTATCGAAAGTGTTGGATATCCCGCTTCAGACCGGCATGCCGGTGTCCCTAAGCGGATACTTCGACGATAGCCGCACGCGCATACAAGTGCGGGCGTACGCTCCCGAATTTACCTATAAGGATGCCTATTACGAAGCCGGGACCTTCCTCTGCGACAATACCGATGCCGGACTGGAATGCCAGCTCCGCGCCAACAAACGCATGAAAAAGGGAGGCATGGTGAATCTGGCTGTACAAGCTTTGGCAAAAGAAAACCGCCTCCGGGCAACGGTCAATTGGGGAAACAATACCGAAGCGACCTTCAGCGGAAAGCTGCAGGCCATAGCGCATTTCAATAAATCGGAAGAGGAAAACCAATTGAACACCCGGATTCAAATCCAGCCCAGCCGGATTATCCTGAATGACAGCATCTGGAATATACATCCCTCGGAGGTAGTGATTAATAAAGGTATCGTTGATATCCGTGATTTCTTGTTTGAGCACCGTGACCAATACGTACGGGCAAACGGACGGATTGGAAAAGCCGAAACCGACAGTTGCCTGGTAGACCTGCGCAACATCAACCTGCAATACATCATGGATATCATCCAATTCCATGCCGTGAAGTTCAACGGGCTGATTACCGGAAAAGTCCACTTGCATCACGTGTTGGACAACCCCGTCATGTACACGCGCCTGAACGTGGAAGGCTTCTCCCTGAACGACGCCTTGTTGGGGCAGGGAGACATCAAAGGCGAATGGGATAACGAACTGGGCGGCGTGCGCCTTTTGGCTGACATTAAAGAGAACAAGCAATACTCCACGTTCGTAGACGGGTATGTCTCGCCCAAAGAAAAGGGGCTGAACCTGAACATCCGCGCCGGAGGCACGAACCTGGCTTTCCTCCAACCCTTCATCGACGGTATTTTCACCAACATGCAAGGGCGTGTATTCGGCAATGTACGACTATACGGTCCTTTTTCAAGCCTCGACCTGGAAGGGGAAGCCCGGGCAGACGCCAGCATGAAAGTGGATATCCTGAACACCGCCTTTAAGGTACATGCCGACTCGGTACACATCCGTTCGGGGCATTTCGGCTTCGACAATGTCCAGATAGCCGACATGGAAGGGCATACGGGGCTGGTAAACGGTTCGTTGAACCACCGGAAGCTCAAACAACTGACCTACAACTTCCGCTTCAACACCAACAATATGCGGGTATTCCATACGGAAAGGGAAACACCTGAATTTCCTTTCTATGGCACCATCTATACCACCGGCGAGGTTTTGCTGCGGGGCGGGAACAATGCACTGAACGTAGACGGAACGTTGCGGACCGACCCGCGCACATCGTTCACTTACGTGACCGCAACCGCCGCCGAAGCCACCAGCAACCAGTTTATCGAATTCGTAGACCGTACTCCCCGGCGCAAACAGGAAAACATCTATACCGAACTTTACCATCCGTTGAACGAACGCGAAGAAAAAGAAGAAGACGACACACCGCTGGATATGCATTTGAATTTCCAGATAGAAGCCACACCCGACGCAACGATGCGGATTGTCATGGACCCGATTGCAGGAGACAACATCTCGGCAAACGGCACCGGAAACCTGCGCATCAATTTCTATAATAAAGGAGATTTCCTGATGTTCGGAAACTACAATATCGAGGATGGCATCTACAAAATGAGCATGCAGAACGTCATCCGAAAAGACTTTGCCCTACAATCGGGCGGCACGGTATCCTTCAACGGAAACCCGCGCCAGGCAAACCTGAATGTACAAGCGGTCTATACGGTCAACTCGGCATCGCTAAACGACTTGGTGGCAGACGCGTCCAGCACCCGAGGCAATGTACGGGTCAATTGCTTGCTGAACCTGAGCGGAAACCTGACCAGCCCCAGCCTGAAGTTCGACCTCGAGCTGCCTACCGTAAGCGATGAAGACCGTGAGTTGGTGCGGAGCCTGACCAGTACAGAAGAACAGATGAATACCCAAATCATCTACCTGCTGGGCATCGGAAAGTTCTATACATACGACTATAACAATAACGCCACCCAGTCGGACGCGACCAGCTCGCTGGCTTTCAGCACCTTATCCGGGCAATTGAACAACATGCTCGCCCAGGTCATCGACAACCAGAACTGGAACGTGGGCACCAACCTGAGCACAGGAGAAAACGGATGGAGCGATGTGGAAGCCGAGGCAATCCTGTCCGGAAGGCTTTTGAACAACCGGCTCATCATCAACGGGAACTTCGGGTATCGGGACAATGCCATGCAAAACACGAACTTCGTAGGAGACTTCGAAGCCATGTGGATACTGACCAAGAACGGAGAGCTTCGCCTGAAAGGATACAATGAAACCAATGACCGCTATTTTACCAAATCAACCCTGACAACCCAAGGCATCGGCCTGATGTATAAAAAAGATTTTGACAACTGGCGGGAATTGTTCGACTGGATGCTGCTCCGCCGAAGAAACAAACAAAAAACGAAATAA
- a CDS encoding agmatine deiminase family protein — MEHTYYLPAEWHTQSYIQLTWPHAGTDWKYMLEEVEACFLNLAREIASRQPLLLAAPEFPKALEQATYKSNIHFVPCPTNDTWARDHGFITLLQKNASPLLLDFCFNGWGMKFAACKDNLINTRLYKSGVLNGHYINCRNFVLEGGSIESDGKGTLLTTSTCLLAPNRNDTLCREEIEQYLKERFNVLQVLWLDYGFLAGDDTDSHIDTLARLCPDNTIAYVQCADTEDEHYGALHAMEEQLKTFRTLDGNPFRLLPLPMPDAIYDAEGERLPATYANFLIMNQAVLYPTYAQPDKDHRAAQVLAEAFPEREIIGIDCRALIQQHGSLHCVTMQYPENVCPF; from the coding sequence ATGGAACATACCTATTATTTACCTGCCGAATGGCATACACAAAGCTATATCCAACTGACTTGGCCTCATGCCGGAACCGATTGGAAATATATGCTGGAAGAAGTGGAAGCGTGTTTTCTCAACCTGGCACGGGAAATCGCAAGCCGCCAGCCCTTATTGCTTGCCGCTCCCGAATTTCCGAAAGCACTCGAACAAGCGACATACAAGTCCAATATCCATTTCGTCCCCTGCCCTACCAACGACACATGGGCACGCGACCACGGCTTCATCACCCTGCTTCAAAAGAATGCATCCCCTTTGCTGCTGGACTTTTGCTTCAATGGCTGGGGAATGAAATTTGCCGCATGCAAAGACAACCTGATTAACACCCGCCTTTACAAAAGCGGAGTGCTGAACGGGCATTATATCAATTGCCGCAATTTTGTGTTGGAAGGAGGCTCAATAGAAAGCGACGGAAAAGGCACGTTGCTTACCACTTCCACCTGCCTGTTGGCTCCCAACCGGAACGACACCTTATGCCGGGAAGAAATCGAACAATACCTGAAAGAGCGGTTCAACGTGCTTCAGGTGCTATGGCTCGATTACGGTTTTCTGGCAGGAGACGATACCGATAGCCACATTGATACATTGGCACGCCTTTGCCCGGACAATACCATTGCCTATGTGCAATGCGCCGATACGGAAGACGAACACTACGGGGCTTTGCATGCCATGGAAGAACAATTAAAAACCTTCCGCACCCTGGACGGCAATCCTTTCCGTCTGCTTCCGCTCCCCATGCCCGATGCCATCTACGATGCGGAAGGAGAAAGACTGCCTGCTACGTATGCCAATTTCCTGATTATGAACCAAGCTGTATTGTATCCCACATACGCACAACCAGACAAAGACCATCGTGCAGCCCAAGTGCTGGCAGAAGCTTTTCCCGAAAGAGAAATCATAGGAATCGATTGCCGTGCCTTGATTCAGCAACATGGCTCCCTGCATTGTGTTACCATGCAATACCCCGAGAATGTCTGCCCCTTTTGA
- a CDS encoding carbon-nitrogen hydrolase, with product MTRIIRAGIVQQSCSADIKTNLEKLHRNIASVAQAGADLVVLQELHNTPYFCQTEDTSLFDLAEPIPGPSTGFYSEIAAAYRIVLVTSLFERRAAGLYHNTAVVFDTDGSIAGIYRKMHIPDDPAYYEKFYFTPGDIGFEPIQTSIGKLGVQVCWDQWYPEGARLMALKGAEILIYPTAIGWESTDTQEEKLRQTGAWITVQRGHAVANGLPVIAVNRVGLELDPSGQTNGILFWGNSFVAGPQGEILAQASNTKEENLVVSIDMGRSENVRRWWPFLRDRRIDEFKDLTRRFID from the coding sequence ATGACAAGAATCATCCGTGCAGGTATCGTACAGCAATCTTGCTCTGCCGATATCAAGACCAATTTAGAAAAACTTCATCGCAACATCGCATCCGTAGCGCAAGCCGGAGCCGACTTAGTCGTCCTGCAAGAACTTCACAACACACCTTACTTTTGCCAGACCGAAGACACGTCCTTATTCGATCTGGCAGAACCGATACCGGGACCTTCTACCGGTTTCTATAGTGAAATAGCCGCGGCATACCGTATCGTGCTCGTCACTTCGCTCTTCGAACGCCGCGCAGCCGGACTGTATCACAATACAGCCGTTGTATTCGATACAGACGGAAGCATTGCCGGCATCTACCGCAAGATGCATATTCCCGATGACCCGGCATACTACGAAAAATTCTATTTCACTCCCGGAGACATCGGCTTCGAACCCATCCAGACTTCCATCGGGAAATTAGGCGTACAAGTCTGTTGGGACCAATGGTATCCCGAAGGAGCGCGGCTTATGGCACTGAAAGGAGCCGAAATCTTAATCTACCCTACTGCCATCGGCTGGGAAAGCACCGATACGCAAGAAGAAAAACTGCGCCAAACCGGTGCCTGGATAACCGTACAGCGCGGCCATGCCGTAGCCAACGGCTTGCCCGTAATAGCCGTAAACCGTGTAGGATTGGAGCTTGACCCGTCCGGACAGACCAACGGAATCCTGTTTTGGGGGAACAGCTTCGTAGCCGGACCGCAAGGCGAAATTCTGGCTCAAGCCAGCAATACAAAAGAAGAAAACTTGGTAGTAAGCATCGATATGGGCAGAAGCGAAAACGTACGCCGCTGGTGGCCCTTCCTCCGAGACCGCCGCATTGATGAATTTAAAGATCTCACCCGCCGGTTTATCGACTAA
- a CDS encoding PfkB family carbohydrate kinase, whose protein sequence is MNDICCIGHITLDKIITPKQTVYMPGGTSYYFSHGIYHLKDHAHYKLVTSLASSEYQSVNELRAKGINVEVIPSRYTVYFENKYGENQNNRTQRVLAKADPFTVEKLKHLEARFFHLGSLLSDDFPLEVIKFMSAKGILSVDAQGYLREVRGEKVYPVDWEEKREALKYIDILKVNEHEAAVLTGSSDYDEAVHLLHEWGVKEVLLTLGSEGSLIYAENKLYRIPAYPPQEVVDATGCGDTYMLGYLYMRNKGASYAEAGTFAAALSTIKLEKSGPFCGTEQMASDIIKRSPLKAERLTSVANMLQLQ, encoded by the coding sequence ATGAATGATATTTGCTGTATAGGACACATTACACTGGATAAGATAATCACCCCAAAACAAACCGTTTATATGCCTGGAGGCACTTCGTATTATTTCTCACACGGAATATACCACCTTAAAGACCATGCGCATTATAAGCTGGTTACGTCTTTGGCATCCAGCGAATATCAATCAGTAAACGAACTCCGCGCCAAAGGAATTAATGTGGAGGTCATTCCCAGCCGCTACACAGTATATTTTGAAAATAAATACGGGGAAAACCAAAACAACCGTACCCAACGTGTATTGGCTAAAGCAGACCCTTTTACGGTAGAAAAGCTGAAACATCTGGAAGCGCGTTTCTTCCATTTAGGCAGCTTGCTTTCGGATGATTTCCCGCTCGAAGTCATCAAATTCATGTCTGCCAAAGGTATACTCTCGGTAGATGCACAAGGATATTTACGGGAAGTGCGTGGCGAGAAGGTCTATCCGGTAGACTGGGAAGAAAAGAGGGAAGCGCTGAAATACATCGACATACTCAAAGTAAACGAGCACGAAGCGGCTGTCCTCACCGGTTCTTCCGATTACGACGAAGCTGTTCATCTGTTGCACGAATGGGGAGTAAAAGAAGTACTGCTGACCTTAGGCAGCGAAGGCTCGCTGATTTATGCCGAAAACAAGCTTTACCGCATCCCTGCCTATCCGCCCCAAGAAGTGGTAGACGCTACTGGATGCGGGGATACATATATGTTAGGTTACCTGTACATGCGTAACAAAGGGGCATCGTATGCCGAAGCCGGAACGTTTGCCGCAGCCCTTTCTACCATCAAGCTGGAAAAATCCGGTCCCTTCTGCGGAACGGAACAAATGGCTTCCGACATCATCAAGCGCAGTCCCCTGAAAGCCGAACGCCTGACTTCTGTAGCAAACATGCTCCAACTGCAATAA
- the ndk gene encoding nucleoside-diphosphate kinase produces MSLEKTLVILKPSAVQRGLIGEITTRFERKGLRLAGMKMMQLTDELLNEHYAHLADKPFFARVKKSMMASPVIACCYEGVDAVQVVRSMTGATNGRAAVPGTIRGDYCVSNQENIVHTSDSPENAIIEVNRFFKPEELFEYKLNALPFLHYAEEMQ; encoded by the coding sequence ATGAGTCTTGAAAAAACATTAGTCATCTTAAAACCCAGTGCCGTACAGCGCGGGCTGATTGGAGAAATTACCACTCGTTTCGAACGGAAAGGGCTACGTCTGGCTGGCATGAAAATGATGCAGCTGACCGACGAGCTTCTGAATGAACATTATGCGCATTTGGCAGACAAACCTTTCTTTGCACGTGTCAAGAAATCCATGATGGCTTCTCCCGTAATCGCTTGCTGCTACGAGGGAGTAGATGCCGTACAGGTAGTCCGCTCCATGACAGGAGCCACTAACGGACGGGCAGCCGTTCCCGGCACCATCCGTGGAGATTATTGCGTCAGCAACCAGGAAAACATTGTCCACACTTCCGACTCTCCGGAAAACGCCATCATAGAAGTCAACCGTTTCTTCAAGCCCGAAGAATTATTCGAATACAAGCTGAACGCGCTTCCTTTCCTGCATTATGCGGAGGAAATGCAATAA
- a CDS encoding inositol-3-phosphate synthase: protein MEKMNVQPATGKLGVLCVGLGAVATTFMTGVLMVRKGLAKPVGSMTQYDKIRVGRGAEKKYLHYHEIVPMAELKDIVFGAWDVYPANAYESAINCEVLKEKDINPVKDELEKIVPMKAAFDRDYAKRLEGDNVKDCATRWDMVEALRKDIRDFKEANGCSRIVVLWAASTEIYVPVCEEVHGTLAALEQAMKEDDRRHVAPSMCYAYAALAEGAPFIMGAPNTTVDIPAMWEMAEKTRMPIAGKDFKTGQTLVKSGFAPIIGTRCLGLSGWFSTNILGNRDGLVLDEPANFHTKEVSKLSTLESILVPENQPDLYTDYYHKVRINYYPPRNDNKEGWDNIDIFGWMGYPMQIKINFLCRDSILAAPLCLDLVLLSDLAARAGRYGIQRFLSFFLKSPMHDYTQDEVPVNHLFQQYVMLKNAIREMGGYEADEEID from the coding sequence ATGGAAAAAATGAATGTACAACCGGCTACCGGAAAATTGGGTGTGCTGTGTGTGGGATTGGGTGCAGTAGCCACTACGTTTATGACAGGGGTGTTAATGGTCAGGAAAGGGTTGGCGAAGCCCGTAGGTTCGATGACCCAGTACGACAAAATCCGTGTAGGACGTGGGGCGGAAAAGAAATATCTTCATTATCATGAAATTGTCCCGATGGCTGAGCTGAAAGATATCGTTTTCGGAGCATGGGATGTATATCCTGCCAATGCTTACGAGTCTGCTATAAATTGTGAGGTCTTAAAAGAGAAGGATATCAATCCGGTGAAGGATGAATTGGAAAAGATTGTCCCGATGAAAGCGGCTTTCGACCGTGATTATGCCAAACGGTTGGAAGGCGATAACGTGAAAGACTGTGCAACCCGTTGGGACATGGTGGAAGCCTTGCGGAAAGATATCCGTGATTTCAAGGAGGCGAACGGATGCAGCCGTATTGTTGTTTTATGGGCTGCTTCCACCGAAATTTATGTGCCGGTATGCGAAGAAGTGCACGGCACGCTGGCTGCCCTGGAGCAGGCGATGAAGGAGGATGACCGCCGTCATGTCGCTCCTTCCATGTGTTATGCATACGCGGCGCTTGCCGAAGGTGCTCCGTTCATTATGGGTGCGCCGAATACGACGGTGGACATTCCGGCGATGTGGGAAATGGCAGAAAAGACGCGGATGCCGATTGCCGGAAAAGATTTCAAGACCGGGCAGACATTGGTGAAGTCTGGTTTTGCGCCGATTATCGGAACCCGTTGCTTAGGCTTGTCGGGTTGGTTCTCGACCAATATTTTAGGAAACCGCGACGGGCTTGTATTGGACGAACCTGCCAACTTCCATACAAAGGAGGTTAGTAAATTGTCCACTTTGGAGTCTATCCTCGTTCCGGAAAACCAGCCTGATTTGTATACAGATTATTATCATAAAGTGCGCATCAACTATTATCCGCCGCGCAATGACAATAAGGAAGGTTGGGACAACATCGACATTTTCGGTTGGATGGGCTATCCGATGCAGATAAAGATAAACTTCTTGTGCCGCGATTCGATTCTTGCCGCTCCGCTTTGTTTAGACTTGGTTTTGTTGAGTGATCTTGCTGCCCGTGCCGGACGTTACGGCATTCAGCGTTTCTTGAGCTTCTTCCTCAAGAGTCCGATGCATGACTATACGCAGGATGAAGTGCCTGTAAACCATTTGTTCCAGCAATATGTAATGCTGAAGAATGCGATTCGGGAAATGGGGGGCTATGAAGCCGATGAAGAAATAGATTAA
- a CDS encoding sugar MFS transporter gives MKKQRTALVDRQYRLPFVLLTSLFFLWGFAHAILDVLNKHFQEMLDISKTHSAFIQVTMYMGYFVMAIPAGLFINRFGYRSGVVFGLLLYGIGALLFIPGQYFVSFNAFLFALFVIGCGLTFLETAANPYVTELGAKETAASRLNFAQSFNGLGCICAPLLVGLFLFSDNKEHPNSVAFPYVCMGILVLLVACVFLRVRLPEIVHQTEIDDQGKRVSLWSHRLFVFGLIALFAYEVAEISINSFFINYVVEQNWMNARYASLILSFGGLGLFMLGRFLGSWIMRRIRAEKMLFWCATGTVLTTTVVLLDMGIVSLIALLLGYAFEAIMFPTIFALALKGLGSHTKRASSFLMMSPVGGVVGPLLMGFVADHTASMVWAFAVPWVAYAVVWLYARKMLSVAKR, from the coding sequence ATGAAGAAACAACGTACTGCATTGGTCGACAGGCAATATCGGTTGCCTTTTGTTTTATTGACCTCATTATTCTTTCTGTGGGGATTTGCCCATGCTATTTTGGATGTGTTGAACAAGCACTTCCAAGAAATGCTTGATATTTCGAAGACCCATTCGGCTTTCATACAGGTTACGATGTATATGGGATATTTTGTGATGGCGATTCCGGCAGGATTGTTTATCAACCGTTTCGGATATCGGAGCGGGGTGGTTTTCGGATTGTTGCTCTATGGAATCGGCGCTTTGCTCTTCATTCCCGGCCAGTATTTTGTTTCATTTAATGCGTTTTTGTTTGCTCTTTTTGTCATCGGATGCGGGTTGACTTTTCTTGAAACGGCTGCCAATCCGTATGTTACAGAGTTGGGGGCAAAAGAAACGGCTGCAAGCCGCTTGAACTTCGCCCAGTCTTTTAACGGATTGGGTTGCATCTGCGCGCCTTTGTTGGTTGGGCTGTTCTTGTTTTCCGACAATAAGGAACATCCCAATAGCGTTGCTTTCCCCTATGTTTGTATGGGGATATTGGTGCTGTTGGTTGCATGTGTCTTTTTGCGTGTAAGACTGCCTGAAATCGTACACCAGACAGAAATAGATGATCAGGGGAAACGGGTAAGCCTGTGGTCGCACCGTCTGTTTGTTTTTGGCTTGATTGCTTTATTCGCTTACGAGGTCGCCGAGATTTCGATTAATAGCTTTTTTATTAATTATGTGGTGGAGCAGAATTGGATGAACGCCCGTTATGCTTCGTTGATTTTGTCTTTTGGCGGATTAGGCTTGTTCATGTTGGGGCGTTTTCTCGGAAGTTGGATCATGCGCCGGATACGTGCCGAAAAGATGTTGTTCTGGTGTGCTACGGGGACGGTGCTTACTACTACCGTGGTCTTGCTTGATATGGGCATTGTTTCCTTGATAGCCTTGCTTTTGGGTTATGCGTTCGAAGCAATCATGTTTCCCACTATTTTTGCTTTGGCGTTAAAGGGACTGGGAAGCCATACCAAGCGTGCGTCTTCTTTCCTCATGATGTCGCCGGTAGGCGGAGTTGTCGGCCCTTTATTGATGGGTTTTGTAGCCGACCATACAGCTTCTATGGTATGGGCGTTTGCCGTACCTTGGGTAGCGTATGCGGTAGTGTGGCTATATGCCCGGAAAATGCTTTCCGTAGCAAAAAGATAA